Genomic segment of Dehalogenimonas alkenigignens:
GCCGATAATCTCGTCGAAATTCACATGCGTGCTTCTGAGTCCGAAAAATTCCCGATGAATCGCGTCTGCCCAGTTGATCTCCTCGACAAAATACCTGTCAAGCGCATAGAGTTCCAGGTAAATGCTGTTGGCGCGGGCAAAACGCACCGCGGCGGCAAGTAATCCCGGATCAATCGGTTGCAAGGCAATTGTTGTATTCTGAGTTGGGTTATAAATCAAAGCTCCGTCGAAGAAAATATGCGCTCCGTCCAGGCTAAGATCGGCTATGTATTGGCGGCAGGCGTCGACAACGCGGCCTGTGGATAAGGCTATTGCGATGCCACCAGACTTTGCGGCCGCGATCACTGTTTTATCGGCGCTGGAAATTTGCCCTCTGGAGTTTATCAGGGTCCCATCGAGGTCAACGACAACAAGCTTGATCTGGCGATTTGTTAACGGGGATCCTTGGGCTTTACAGCTCATCCGGCCACCAGCTGGATCTCAAATATTAATGGCCAAAGTTTGCCGGTGACAAACAATCGCTTCTGCGCCGCATCATAAGCAATTCCATTTAGAACATCTACATAAATGCCGGCTGCCTGGGCTGGTGTCAGAAGCCCGGTAAGGTCTATCCAACTTTCGACCCGGCCGCTGGCCGGATCAATGATAGCGATGCGGTCAGTCTGCCATACATTGGCATAGATTTTGCCGTCGATAAACTCCAATTCATTAAGCCTTACTACTGGCGTCGTCCCGTCTTTGACCTCTATCTGACTCGTCCGCTGTAAGGTAACCGGATCAAGGAAGTAAAGATTGGCTGTGCCATCGCTCATGATGATGCGGCTGCCGTCATTGGCCAGGCCCCAGCCCTCGGTGACGTAATTGAAATCACTCTCCAGATCAAACGTTTCACGGTCATAAACAAAGCCGATGCCTGATTGCCAGGTGAGCTGAATGAGAGTGTCCTGCCACATCGTCAGCCCCTCCCCAAAATACTGTTGGGGCAGCGTCTTTGATTGCATCACCATACCCGTCGCCAGCTCCACCTTACGAATTGATGACTGACCGTTCAGACCCGTGCTTTCGTAGAGGAATCCATTGAAGTAAACCAATCCCTGGGTGAAGGCGGTACGGTCATGGGGATAACTGTTAACGATGCGGTAAGTGTAATGGGTAGCCGTCTGGACGGCAGGCGTCGCTGTTGTCGTCGTGATGGTTTGCAATCCGTCGTTGTTGCAGGCTGCAGGCGCGATGGTAAATGAGATGATGAGGCACGCCGCGACCGTTAAACGCTTTACGTGTTGGGTTATCACTGTTCGATCTGTCACCGATTTATCGCCTATGCCTAATCATACCAGCGTTAAGGTAAAACCGGCGAATAAGACATCACTCGTCCACGGCCAGGTCTGACCTACTATGGTATAATATTTGCATGGGCGAGATTAAGGTCGTCGCTACCAACCAAAAGGCGTACCACAACTACTATATCAGCGACCCGATGGAAGCCGGGCTCGTCCTGACCGGTACGGAGATCAAATCACTCCGCGGCGGCCGAGTTAACTTGGGCGACGCCTATGTCAAGCCGGAAAACGGCGAGATGTGGCTCCTGAATGCCCATATTGCTCGTTATGAGGCTGGTTCCTACATGAGCCATGAACCGACGCGGAGCCGCAAGCTTCTGGTCCATAAGAAGGAGATGCGTACCATGCTCGGGCGCATCAAGGAAAAAGGCCTGACCCTGGTGCCGACCAAAATCTACATTAAAGGAAATGTCGCTAAAGTGGAAGTCGCGGTCGGCAAAGGTAAAAAGCTCTATGACAAACGCGAGGTCATCGAGAAAAGAGAGAGCGATCGCGAACTGGGCCGCATTCTGAAAAATCGGCTCGCATGACCTGGGGACGCGTGGTTTCGACAGTGGAGGTTAGTTACGGAATTGCAGGTTGAGCTTGCCGCTAAGCTCACTAATCCTGGTGGCAAAACACAATTGGCGAACGTGAACTCGTTCTCGCCGGCTAAATAAAGCCAGCGCATCCGCCGCTCCTTACCCCGACGGGAGCGAATCGGGTGCCGACAGTTGGGGTGCCGCTGACCTGACGCCGACATGGGAGGCGAAAGACTAATCGGCTTGCCCGGCGAGATTCCGCCGGTTGAAGCTCAAAGGGCAAGAACAAAGATCCGGCTAAACCTGTAGCACATTCCGGGCAGTCTCCATTGGACGGGGAGTTCGACTCTCCCCCGTCTCCACCAGAAACACAGCCGAGCCTTTGGGAGAAGCTCCCAGAGGCTCGTTTATTATGTGGATCTTAGAATCCTTCTTCGCTGAAGCTACCTGGAAGATAGGTCTGAAAGGTGGTTTAGGCATCACTGCGATCACCCTCTTCCCAGCTTTGGCGTCGATGTAGACTGCGTCCAGTATGGTGAGGAGTATCTTCCTTTGCTCAGAAAGCGTTGCCGAAGCCCATAACTTGGGAAGATCCAGGATAAGTTTACCGGCAGCTTCTGCGGCGTTGTAGTCAGGCACCACCAATGATTCAAGGCTGAGTTCAAGCAATCTCTTCTGCCGCTTGTACTCTTCTTCGGGCATGACGTTATCGACATATGCCCTGCCTAGTCGAAGGAGTCTTGCTTTGACCTCGTCGCGTTCCTTTTTGATCCGCTCAACATCATCTTTAAGACTGATTATTGACAGCACTTCTTCCAACCATTTCGGTCCGAGTTCGATAGCCGAAACTAACTCTCTCACCTGATTGTCAATAGTAGAACATGTTATGGCACCACCATGACCCCGACAATCCTCGATACTCCTGGTGGCTTTGTGCTCCCGATAATATGAATTGCCACTGGTGTAAGTCTGAGCCCACATCGGCATGCCGCAGTAAGCGCATCT
This window contains:
- a CDS encoding Cof-type HAD-IIB family hydrolase, coding for MSCKAQGSPLTNRQIKLVVVDLDGTLINSRGQISSADKTVIAAAKSGGIAIALSTGRVVDACRQYIADLSLDGAHIFFDGALIYNPTQNTTIALQPIDPGLLAAAVRFARANSIYLELYALDRYFVEEINWADAIHREFFGLRSTHVNFDEIIGRELIIKCELMIHNQDEELKARLFLDHFTGSLRGSVARTPAYPNVKFINVVNPAVSKGTALVKLAAYLNLDLDQVMAIGDGINDLSLLGTAGLAVAMGNASDELKACADFVTSSVDLSGVALAISRFVLSRDGET
- a CDS encoding glutaminyl-peptide cyclotransferase encodes the protein MTDRTVITQHVKRLTVAACLIISFTIAPAACNNDGLQTITTTTATPAVQTATHYTYRIVNSYPHDRTAFTQGLVYFNGFLYESTGLNGQSSIRKVELATGMVMQSKTLPQQYFGEGLTMWQDTLIQLTWQSGIGFVYDRETFDLESDFNYVTEGWGLANDGSRIIMSDGTANLYFLDPVTLQRTSQIEVKDGTTPVVRLNELEFIDGKIYANVWQTDRIAIIDPASGRVESWIDLTGLLTPAQAAGIYVDVLNGIAYDAAQKRLFVTGKLWPLIFEIQLVAG
- the smpB gene encoding SsrA-binding protein SmpB produces the protein MGEIKVVATNQKAYHNYYISDPMEAGLVLTGTEIKSLRGGRVNLGDAYVKPENGEMWLLNAHIARYEAGSYMSHEPTRSRKLLVHKKEMRTMLGRIKEKGLTLVPTKIYIKGNVAKVEVAVGKGKKLYDKREVIEKRESDRELGRILKNRLA